From the Limanda limanda chromosome 7, fLimLim1.1, whole genome shotgun sequence genome, the window CCTGACACTGCACTTGGAAGACGTGTGAGCTGCAGATCCTCACCATGTCCAAGAGCAAGAGTCCTGAGACAGTGAAGGTGGTGGTCCGATGTCGCCCAATGAATGAAAAAGAACAGGCAAACAAATTTGAAAGGGTCGTCTCTGTGGATGTGAAACTGGGCCAGATTATTGTCAGGAACGCCAGAGAAGCTTCAGCAAGCGAAAGTCCCAAAGTCTTCACTTTTGATTCAGTCTACGACTGGAACTCCAAACAAATAGATCTGTACGATGAATCCTTCAGGCCACTGGTGGATTCAGTTCTTCTTGGCTTCAATGGGACTATCTTTGCCTATGGGCAGACAGGCACAGGGAAGACGTACACAATGGAGGGGGTGAGAAATGATCCAGAGAAGAGAGGGGTGATCCCTAACTCCTTTGAGCACATCTTCACACACATCTCACGATCCCAGAATCAGCAGTACCTGGTGAGAGCTTCATATCTAGAAATATACCAAGAGGAGATCAAAGACTTGCTATCCAAGAACCAGGCCCATCGCCTTGAGCTGAGGGAGAGGCCGGACACGGGCGTTTATGTCAAAGACCTGTCGTCATTTGTCACCAAGAGTGTGCGAGAGATCGAGCATGTGATGAACGTGGGCAACCAGAATCGTTCTGTGGGTTCTACAAACATGAATGAACACAGCTCCAGATCTCACGCCATTTTTGTCATCACTGTGGAGTGCAGCGAGTTGGGCGTGGACGGTGAGAACCATATCAGAGTTGGAAAACTGAACTTAGTAGATTTAGCCGGCAGCGAAAGGCAGTCCAAGACTGGTGCTAAGGGGGAGAGGCTTAAAGAAGCCACAAAGATCAACCTGTCACTTTCTGCTCTGGGAAACGTCATATCAGCTCTGGTGGATGGCAGGAGCAGCCACATCCCCTACCGAGACTCCAAACTCACCCGCCTGCTGCAGGACTCCCTGGGGGGCAATGCCTGCACCGTCATGGTTGCCAACATTGGGCCGGCATCCTACAACATGGAGGAGACCTTGACAACACTGCGCTACTCCAACAGGGCAAAGAACATCAAGAATAAACCACGCATCAATGAGGACCCCAAGGATGCACTACTGAGGGAGTTTCAGGAAGAGATCGCCAGGTTGaaagagcagctgcagaggcgctcagggggaaaaaagaagaggaagcagaggaggagagctgggGAAGGGAGCGATGGTGAGGATCtggaaggagagacagaggatgatgatgaagatggagatgacaAAGGAGATTGctgggtggagcagcaggagaagctggagagagagaggaaggccATCATGGAGGATCACAGTCTGGTGGCTGAGGAGAAAGTTCGGCTGCtcaagaagaaggagaagaaaatggAAGActtgaggagggagagggaggctgGAGAGATGCTTACAGCTAAAGTTAAGGTAGGCAGACTTTTCTAGACAGGGTGTGTATCTGATCAGATAGAATGTTACTGTTGCCTTAACATGACAAATTAGATTTTCATTAGATGTAACAACCGATAGATTTGCTTAAAATGTACACACAGGCCAATGGATCTGTatgttgtttgttgttctgCTAATGAGATGGAATTGCTTCTATATCCTGTGTGATCTGAAGTGACATAAATGTATTCTTCCTCATCCAGGCAATGGAGAGTAAGCTTCTGGTTGGGGGGAAGAACATAGTGGATCACACCAACGAGCAACAGAAAatactgcagcagaggaggcatGAAATTGCTGAACAGGTATGTCAAACACCTGAAAGGTAGTGGTAAACTGTTTGAAGGTCTCAAGTCAACAACAATGTGATGGCAGGTTAAGCCTGGTTCACACGCACGATTTTGACCCCGATTCTCCAGTCTGCTATGAGATTCAGAAGTTGCAAACTAAGGCCTCAGATCTTGCTCAAATTGTTGTGTGTGAAGGCTTCAAAACCTCACGTGAGTTGCCAACGCCTCACAGACTCAGACTAGATTTCTAGCATGCCGAAATCTAGTCTGAGTCTCTGGGCTTTCTAAAATATGTTGTGCCAATTCCACAggtatttattttgtctgtatccttttcaaatgttcaaaaaTAGTCTATTCTCATATAGAGAGTTGGGGAGGAATATAGGTATAATCTCTTCTGTTAGGAAAGAGTTTTCTCTATATATAAATTAGACCAACATACTTTTATATCTTGTTACTTGGCACCATTAGTTTTTCCACTAAAGAAGTCTATTTTTGGCTGCAAGTGTATatttaaatcaacacaaaccAAGTGACCTTCTGTTTCTGTTACTATGGTATTTCTGTCACTTCCTTGGGGTGCAGATACATTCAACAGAGTAACCCAATTCCCATCTATATTCCCATATATTTCCAATTTTATAAACTGTAATTTACTCTATATGACAATAGCAACTCTTCTCTTCGGACCAGACTTatatgaagagaaaaacacttaAGTAAAACCCATTCCTGTTAATTAACTACATGGGcttgttcttttttaatttgagatAGAAATGTACTGTTTGATTGGGTTTGACAGCCCATTTATAAGAAATACATTTAGTCAGTAGCCATTAGAGGTGTGGAAATTTCTCGAtcctgacctgcgctcactttacacttcaaCATTAAACACCTTCACTGATCAAAAGTCATTGACTTGGGCTGATCAAAAGTCATTAGGACAAGAACAGTActtgatgtttactttgtgtttgtttgattcgctcttGACTTTATGAGGcacatgtttaaacctgctacacaGCACAAGACGTAACGTGAagcgctgggggggggggttgtctttTTAATCCTTAGGTGCAGCACACAagtctaaactgaatgaatgtcaaatcaGTGTGGAGATCATTGGCCCCTGTAATAGACTTACTGTTGTATTCTGATTTTTGAATTGAAAGCCCTATTTTGTAAATTACAGCACAATTGTAACAACAGTAACAGCCTGTACTACTTTTAAAAGTGCgttctaaataaaaacagagttcATATTTGTCTGACTGATTTTATTAACTGACATTAACTGATGAAAAAGCAGCCATGTGCAGTAATATAGGACACTGTGGATATGAAACAGTCGTGTAGTGTGAACTGAACAGCGAGCTGACCACTTTGAATATCATTTCGTCAGAACTTGGCTTTAGATACCTATAGGCATTAGGGATATGGCTCTACAGTATAAAAAGAGAAGTGTAAAATAGTTTTTGGtgttcataatgaaactgtagTGGGAAGAGCAACAAGTGGAGGTCATAATACGTTTGTTGTTTTAGTGAATGtactttttgttttatgttttaacaAAAGCTTAATTAAGTCTCATATTTTTCCAAGTGCCTTAATCTAGCATCCGTACACCTGGTCTGAGATCCTTTGTGTAATactatattaataataataacggcTTATATTTACATAGCTTCTTTCACAGGATCCAAGGATGCTTTACATATGATTGTGAGGGCAAAAcataagagaaaagaaaaagtaataatataGCTACAGAACACGATAGAATTTAGCAGCAGGGTGGAGCATTAACAGAGGCTAAGGCCTTAGTGAAGATATCGAGAGATTCAGCGTTGCGTAGTTCAGCAGGGAGAGAGTTCCAGAGGGTGGGGTCTGCGACACAGAAGGCTCTGACCCAAAAATTCATAATTTGGTGTGTGGAATGGAGAGCAAACCTAAGTTTGAGGACCGTAGCCTTCTGAGTGCAGTGTAGGGTTGGAGGAGGTTGGTTAAATATGGTGGGGCTAGAGCTTGGAGATATTTGTAGGTGAGCAGCAGGAGTTTGTAGTTGAGGCGGGGCTTCTATCTGGAGCCAATGGAGGTAAATGAGGGTTCTGTACCTATTGGAGTCGTTTCAGGATCTTGTCAGGTACCCCAAACAGGACCCCATTGCAGTAATCCATGCAGGAGGTGATATAGGCATGGGTGAGGGTTTCTGCAACGGGGTCATGGAGGGAAGTCTGGAGATATTTTTGAGGTGAAACAAGGCGGATTTGGTGTTGGATTTGAAGGAGAGGGTGGAGTCAAGAATGACACGCATGTTGCAGACCTTGGGCGATTGAGCAGCCGCTGATGTTTAGGGAGAGATCTCCAACCTTCGGAGACGCCACAACCATGAGCTCTGTCTTATTACTGTTCAGTTTAGGAGGTTGGATGACGTCCAGATTGTAAAGTCCtgcagggagggggggcgggcgAGTTGAGCGGATGGATGAGTGCTTATGTAGAGCTGGGTTTCGACGAAGAAAGAGTGGTAATGAAGGCATGTTGACGGATGATACAACCAAGGGGGAAGTATGTAGATGGTGAAAAGAGGGGGGCCCAGCACTGAGCCTTGCGGGACACCTTGGTTGACTTGGGCTGGAGTGGAGCTAGAACCTTTAATGGTGATGAAGTGTTTCCTGTTGGAGAGGTAAGATTAGAGCCAGGTGAGAGCTGTTCCAGTGAGGCCGATGTATTTTGATAGGCGGTTGTGGAGGATTGTATGGACGACTGTGTCGAACGCTGGAGAGAGttcaaggaggatgaggataCTGATGTGGGCGGAGTCAGCAGCGATGAGGAGGTCGTTGGGGATTTTGATGAGGTCTGTGCTGTGGTGGGGTCTGTAGTTTGTCAACAACATTAGAAAAGTCTGGGACCAAAAAATATTACTATCTCTTACTTGACTGTATAAAATTGAGAACAACATAACAAACTCCATTTAAGTCAGGGACCTCTGTGTAGCCTGATCACAGAGCACTGTGATCTAAAGTTTataatttgtgtttgcagaaacGCAGCGAGCGAGAGatgcagcaggagatggagAGTCATGACGAGGAGACTCTGGAGCTGAAGGAGACCTACACTTCTTTGCAGCAGGAGGTCGACATCAAAACCAAGAAGCTGAAAAAGGTATCAGCTCCAACCTTGACTGGTTGATTAAATGTCTGTCGTTCCTGGACATATACACTCATAGcgtaaatattaattatttgtaGATGCTTAGGTCAGCATTTCTGTTGAATATTTGCAAATCTGATATGCTGTGCCCTAGAGAATGTTTGTGTCTGGTAATAAAAAGCCTTGCAAGTAAGTAGGTAGTACTTACAACTGGTAAGAATACACAATTGCCTTAGTTGATGGATTCGGATATTTCATTGCTCCGCATGACAGTCACTGTTTCAGCCAAGTTCTAAGACTGAAAATATACTTCTCGTCATGGAAACCCTGgtttctttcctcctttgtgCTTCAGCTGTTTGCCAAGCTGCAGGCAGTGAAGGCAGAAATCCACGACACCCAGGAGGCACACATCAGAGAGCGTCAGGAGCTGGAACAGACCCAGAATGAGCTCACCAGGGACCTCAAACTCAAGTAAGGAGCTTGCATATCATACTGTTGGCCATCAGCATTATATCCATGATGAACACAATCTGTCCTGCtccagtaacacacagtaacaaaATTGGGCGGTTGCATACTTGGGAACAAGTTCTATTCAAccagattttcttttaaaatatgtcACTGTCATTATTAATGAATTTGAGGTTAAACTAATTGTATAATTTCTAATCAACATCTTCAACAGAGCTCCTGGTGTCATAAATGACCCAcatctgagtgtttgtgtcttgCTGTCATTCTCTGCCTCTTACTGCCTCCTGCTAATTGCTTGTCTGTTGTCTTTCAGACATCTGATCATTGAGAACTTCATTCCCCTTGAGGAGAAGAGCAAAATAGTCAGCAGAGCTTAcattgatgaagaggatgagcaCTGGAAAATGCAGCCTATTACACGTATAGAGGAGTAAGTTGCACAATATTCAGAGCATGTTTTTACGTAAATTCTTCATCTAGGTAGAAGCGCTTTATGTGTGTAATTATGACATTGGGGACAAATCACATAGCCAAAGACCCAGACAATGGTGTAAGGACTACAAGATTAAATGTGGCAAGACAATATAGTGAATccaaaatacaatacaacatcCGTGAATCTGTACAGAGCAACCATCTGTACCTTGCATTACATCCTTACCGGCTGTCTTGAATCATTTGGAGAAGGTCGGTACAGATGGAGGCACGAGCAAGTCCAAACGGGCAGACCTTCAGAAACTTTCACAACCATGCAAGCGCACTAACCATCCTGCAACCCCCCCAAGCATTTCCATGGCGACAGGTGGTATTAATGTTAATTCCTTTAAAACCAATAAATTGCTGATCTGTTTAAACTTAATGACAAGAACAGAATACAGTCA encodes:
- the kif3b gene encoding kinesin-like protein KIF3B isoform X2, with product MSKSKSPETVKVVVRCRPMNEKEQANKFERVVSVDVKLGQIIVRNAREASASESPKVFTFDSVYDWNSKQIDLYDESFRPLVDSVLLGFNGTIFAYGQTGTGKTYTMEGVRNDPEKRGVIPNSFEHIFTHISRSQNQQYLVRASYLEIYQEEIKDLLSKNQAHRLELRERPDTGVYVKDLSSFVTKSVREIEHVMNVGNQNRSVGSTNMNEHSSRSHAIFVITVECSELGVDGENHIRVGKLNLVDLAGSERQSKTGAKGERLKEATKINLSLSALGNVISALVDGRSSHIPYRDSKLTRLLQDSLGGNACTVMVANIGPASYNMEETLTTLRYSNRAKNIKNKPRINEDPKDALLREFQEEIARLKEQLQRRSGGKKKRKQRRRAGEGSDGEDLEGETEDDDEDGDDKGDCWVEQQEKLERERKAIMEDHSLVAEEKVRLLKKKEKKMEDLRREREAGEMLTAKVKAMESKLLVGGKNIVDHTNEQQKILQQRRHEIAEQKRSEREMQQEMESHDEETLELKETYTSLQQEVDIKTKKLKKLFAKLQAVKAEIHDTQEAHIRERQELEQTQNELTRDLKLKHLIIENFIPLEEKSKIVSRAYIDEEDEHWKMQPITRIEESVQMEARASPNGQTFRNFHNHASALTILQPPQAFPWRQVVLMLIPLKPINC
- the kif3b gene encoding kinesin-like protein KIF3B isoform X1, with the protein product MSKSKSPETVKVVVRCRPMNEKEQANKFERVVSVDVKLGQIIVRNAREASASESPKVFTFDSVYDWNSKQIDLYDESFRPLVDSVLLGFNGTIFAYGQTGTGKTYTMEGVRNDPEKRGVIPNSFEHIFTHISRSQNQQYLVRASYLEIYQEEIKDLLSKNQAHRLELRERPDTGVYVKDLSSFVTKSVREIEHVMNVGNQNRSVGSTNMNEHSSRSHAIFVITVECSELGVDGENHIRVGKLNLVDLAGSERQSKTGAKGERLKEATKINLSLSALGNVISALVDGRSSHIPYRDSKLTRLLQDSLGGNACTVMVANIGPASYNMEETLTTLRYSNRAKNIKNKPRINEDPKDALLREFQEEIARLKEQLQRRSGGKKKRKQRRRAGEGSDGEDLEGETEDDDEDGDDKGDCWVEQQEKLERERKAIMEDHSLVAEEKVRLLKKKEKKMEDLRREREAGEMLTAKVKAMESKLLVGGKNIVDHTNEQQKILQQRRHEIAEQKRSEREMQQEMESHDEETLELKETYTSLQQEVDIKTKKLKKLFAKLQAVKAEIHDTQEAHIRERQELEQTQNELTRDLKLKHLIIENFIPLEEKSKIVSRAYIDEEDEHWKMQPITRIEDEHQMMTRPLSAVGYMRPLCQHARVAMMMKPDTRYKAENIQILDMDLPTRTTIDYQEPEIAPTVAAALRDALRDEDEIQVDAFGFYSTLGPTPPASAVSSLKKTKSGRPRTGGKSSTPTCPFSPSSPGSPLYPQCRGLVPK